TGGCGACACCACAGCGTGAGAACGGGAGCCAACGAAACTGGATGTTCCTCACAAACCACGCACACGTACTGCTCGCCATCGCCCGTAATCCCACCGCCCGGCTGCGTGACGTCGCCGACGAGGTGGGCGTCACCGAACGGGCCGCGCAGGCGATCGTGACCGACCTGGAGGCAGGCGGCTACCTCCAGCGCACCCGGGTCGGTCGACGCAACGAGTACACGGTGAACCCAGCCGGACGCTTCCGGCACCCCGCCGAGGCGTACCAGCACGTGGGCGCCCTGCTCGCGCTCTTCACCGAGCAGCACGACACGCCGCCAGCCGCCGCTCCCCCGCTCACCACCTGACGCCCGTTCCGGCCACTCTCCACCGTCCACAGTGCCGTGCTGGCCGCCTGCGGACCCGAGGCTGAGGGCGCGACCTCCATTCGCACTCTGCACCGTCCAGCCGATCGCAGCCCTTGCCGGAGCGAAAAGGCGTCGGGGTACCGATCCCGCGAAACGCGGGGCGACCAGCGGCGATACCTCCGGGGACAGCCGGTGGACCGGGTCACACCACGCTTTTCGACGGGCGAGGGCACGGACCGGGCGTTAGGTTGGATACGTGCAGCCGCCCGCCATCGTCCGCCCGCTCCGGCCGACGATGCTGCGCGCCCTGCGTAGCCTGACCCGTCTGGCGATGGCCGCCCTGGTCCTGACGCTGACCTTCAACGGGCCCACCGTCGCCTCGGCCGAGGCGACGCCCCCGAGCGCGTACCAACTCAGGCCGGCTTCCGCCACCGTCCTCCCGCAGCCGGCCACCCGCCCGATCGTGACGCAGGTGGCGTCCCGGCCGGTCGACGAGCAGGACGGCCACGGACGAGCATCGGCCCTCCCGGCCAGCGACCCGCGCACCATCCCCACGGTCACCCCGCTCCGGCCCCCGGCCGCCGACCCCGGACAGGGCTTCCCGGGCCGGCGCGCCCCGCCCCGGGCCTGACCGACCGCCCCCGGCGACCGGCCCGGACGCTCCGGACTTCCCGACCGGCCGACGCCCTAGGGGCTCCCACCGCGCTCGCGCGCCCCGTGCCCGTCCGGACCGGGCACCCCGTCGAACCCTGTCCCCTCCGTCCCGTCACGAGGTGCTGGTGATGCAGACCGTCCTTTCCTCCGTCCTGCTCGACGTCCCCCGGGCCGCTGTCATCTGGCTGGCCCTGCTCGGCGTCATCGTGGCCGCCGTGGCCACCCTGATCGTCCGCCCGGACCTGTTCCGCGTCGGTCGCCGCATCCGACAGGCGGCACTGCCGGCCGAGTCGGAGGTGACCCCGGAGCGACAGGAACTCCACCGGTACGCCGAGGAGGTGGCGGTCGCCGCCGAGCGTGCCGGGGTGACCGCCGAGCGTCGCCGGGCCGAGTGGCTCACCGCCCAGGAGGCGGTCGAGGCGGCCTGGCAGGCGTGCCAGGACATCGAGGTGGACCTGCGCCGACTCGCCGCCGCCACCGCCCTGCCCCTGCCGCGTACCCCGCAGACCCCGGCCGAGTACGCCGACCGGGAGCGTTACCTGCACCGGGCCGCCCGGGCCGCGTACGAGCGCCAGGAGCTGTCGGAGCAGCAGCTCGGTGACGCCCTCGCGCACCGCAACGGATGGGATCCCCGGCGGCACCCGGTCGAACAGGAGCTGGTGCTGCGGCGGGCCGTCCGCGATCACCTGCTCGCCCAGCACCGGGCCGCCGCCGAGCGGGAGCGCTCGGCGTGGCACGACGCGGAGTTGGCCGCCGCGTCCGCCCGCAGTCTCCGGGACGAGGCGTTCGCTGCCGCCGGCCGGGAGCCCGAGACCCCGAACCTGCTCCCCCTCCCCGGCACCGACCACCCCACGCCCGCCGCAAACCGCCCACCCCGCACCGACTTCGCCCAAAGCCGCACCGCCGTCGCCTAGCCCCCTCCCCCTTCCCCTCCCACCCCCACTCCAGCCCCGCCCCACCCACCCCTCCGTCGATCATGGAGTTGTGGCGCCGCGCAAACTTCGCAATCGTCACCGGTCAGGCGCCACAACTCCATGATCGACGGGGCGGAGGGGCGGGACGAGGCGGGCGGGGCGGGACGGGCGGGTGGTTTCGGGGCGGGGCGGGAGGGGCGTGTCATGATCGGGGAGGCGGGGGGACGGGAACAGGGACGGGGACAGGAACAGGGACGGGGGGGGCGGACGGTGGGGCAGCGGACGGGGGGTGGACACCGGCTTGACCCGTACGACGAACGGGTCGCCGCGTTCTGCCGGGAACGGCACCTCGCGACCCTCACCACGCTGCGCCCGGACGGCACTCCGCACGTCGTACCGGTGGGGGTGACCTTCGACGCGGAGGCCGGCCTGGCCCGGGTGATCACCTCGGGAACCTCGCACAAGGCCCACCATGTCGCCGCCGCCGGGCCGGAGGGGGCTCCGGTGGCGGTGAGCCAGGTCGACGGCCGGCGCTGGCTCACCATCGAGGGCCGGGCCGTGATCCGGGCCGACGCCCCGGCGGTGGCCGAGGCGGAACGTCGCTACGCCGAGCGGTACCGCGCACCCCGACCCAACCCCGCCCGCGTGGTCATCGAGATCACCGTCACCCGCCTCCTCGGCACCCTCTGACCGCCGCCCCGCCGACAGGCGTGGGGGAGGACGTTCCCGACTCATGAGCGTCGCCGCCGGTCGGGGCAGGGCGGAATGACCGGCGGGGGTGGGTGGTTGACATCCCGGTACGCCCCGGCAGGGGCAACTTCCTGGACAGCCGAGCACCTGACTCGGTGCTGACGTCGGCCCTCCCCGAACCCCCGGCGCGGACGTCACGACCCCCGAAGGAGCTTCGACATGAACTGGATGCTGCGCAAGAGCATGCTGTCGGTCACCGGGCTGGTGCTGGCCGGCGGTGCCGTCGCTGGGCCTGCCGTGGCCGCCCAGGCCGCGCCCCCGTCGACCGAGCGGTTCCCGGTCACCGCACCTCGCGCCGACCAGGGCGACCACGGCCAGGGCGACCAGGGCAACGGAAGCCGGGACGATCACAACCAGGACAACCAGGGCAAGGGCGACCAGCGCCGAGAAAACCGGGATAAGGGCGACCAGAACAAGAGCGATCGGGACAAGGGTGATCGGGGTCGTCGGGAGCGTTCGGTCGGCATTGAGTACCAGGCCCAGCCGAACTACTACTACTGCGGGCCCGCCGCGACCCGGATCGCCCTCAGCGCCGCCGGCAAGTACCTCAGTCAGGACGACCTGGCCGCGAAGCTGGGCACCGATGAGGGTGGCACCGACTCGGCCGTGGATGTCACCCGAGTGCTCAACGAGCTGACCGGCGGCGGTCGCTACCGGACCACCGAGATCCGGGAGTCGGCGGCCAGCCCCGAGCAGATCGAGCGACTGCGCGCCGACGTGGTCGACGCTCTGGACGCCGGGGACCCGGTGGTGGCGAACGTCAATGGCAGCGCGGTCGACACCGATGGCCGGCTGCACGCGTTCCCGGGGCACTACGTGACCGTGGTGGGCTACCGCGACGGCGGCGACGTGGTCCGGATCGCGGACCCGGCCGACGCGATGGGCGAGTACTGGATGACCACCGGGGCGCTTGCCAACTGGATCGCCGAGCGCGGCTACAGCTCCTGACCCGACGGTGGTGTGACATGACCGGGGCCGGTCTCCCTGCGGGGAGGCCGGCCCCGTGTCGTTCCACGGCCGCCCCCGTCATCCCCCGGCCGGCCCGCGTCGTTCCACGGCCGGGCTTGCGCCGTCCGCCGGCCAGCGGCAGCACCGCGTCCTCAGGCAGCGGCAGCACCGCGCCCCCGGCCGGCGCCGCGCCAGATTCACCCGGCGTCACCGATTGATCGACGGAACGCGGGGTACCGGAGGGAACATCCGCAACGATCCACCCCGGTAGGGAGCAGCGACATGACCACCCCACAAGCCGACAGGGGCCGGGACGTCATCGACATCCTGACCACTGACCACCGCGAGGTCGAGGCGCTCTTCGTCGAACTGGAGAGCCGGCAGGGCACCCCGGAGCACCGCCGGCGGCTGGCCGACGTGGTGATCGCCGAGTTGGTGCGGCACAGCGTCGCCGAGGAGGCGTACGTCTACCCGGCCGCCCGGAAGGCACTCCCGGACGGCGACCAGATCGCCGATCACGAGATCGCCGAGCATGCCGAGGCCGAACGGACCATGAAGGAGCTGGAGTCGGTGGACTCGGCCGACCCGCGCTTCGACCAACTGCTCGCCCACCTGACCAGTGCGATCCGGCACCACGTGCAGGAGGAGGAGGCCGACCTCTTCCCCCGGCTGCGGGCCGCGGTCGCGCAGGAGGAACTGGTGGATCTCGCGGAGAAGGTGGAGGCGGTCAAGCGGATCGCGCCGACCCGCCCGCACCCGGCCACACCGGACCACCCGCCCGCGAACAAGCTGCTCGCTCCCGGCGCGGGCCTGGTCGACCGGATACGCGACGCGCTCAGCGGCCGTCCGACGAGCCTGGCGGAGCTACGCCAGAAGCAGCCTCACCGCTGACCGGACGGTGCCGGCGCCCGGCTCACAGCTCCGGGGCGATCTTCCGGTTGCTGGTCGCGTCGGAAACCCGGATGGCCTCCATCGGACAGGACTCGGCCGCATCGATCACCGGGTCCGCCGGCTCGATCAGCTCCTTGCGAGGGCAGGACAGGCCGTCGACGAGAACGAAGTGTTCCGGTGCGGCACCCGTGCAGATGCCGGAACCGATACACCGGGTGGGGTCGACGCTAACCCGCCACGACGGGGTCACCGGGGTCTCCTCTCGTCGGCGTCCGCGCGGCACACGACCCGACGTCGAGTCATGCCCCGAATGCGGATAGTAGCGAGAGTGGTCGATCCTGACCAGAGCCCCCGGTGTGACCCCGGCGTGGTCAGCGCGCCTGGTCGCCCTCGCCCGTCCGCGTCTGGGCCTGGTCCACCGCCCGGTCGATCTGCTCGTCGTACCGGCCGCCGGTGCGCCGGTCGACCATGTCGCCGGCCTTCTCCATCCCCTGGTCGACCTGCTTGTCGTGCTTGTCGGCGAAGTCCTTGACCTTGTCCATGAATTCACTCACCGGGTCTCTCCCTCCCATGTCGGTCCCTCCTGCCTTCCCTCGCCCCAGCGGGGCAAACGGACCCGCGCCGGGGTCGGGTGTCGGAGACACGGTGGACGGGTACCTCCGGGCTGGGATCGAGGAGGGTTGACGTGATCGAGGATGACGAGCGGCGTCCGCCGGACCGGACCGCGCCGGGCGGACTGCGGGGAACCTGGGACCGGCTGCCCTGGCTGGTGCGCTCGGTGGTCATGTGGAGCGCCTGCCTGGTGGTGCTGGTCACCGCCCTCTATCTGCTCGGACGGATCGCGGTGCTGCTCGCCCCGCTGGCGATCGCGCTTGCCGTGACCCTCTTCCTCACCGCGCTGCT
The nucleotide sequence above comes from Micromonospora pallida. Encoded proteins:
- a CDS encoding hemerythrin domain-containing protein, which translates into the protein MTTPQADRGRDVIDILTTDHREVEALFVELESRQGTPEHRRRLADVVIAELVRHSVAEEAYVYPAARKALPDGDQIADHEIAEHAEAERTMKELESVDSADPRFDQLLAHLTSAIRHHVQEEEADLFPRLRAAVAQEELVDLAEKVEAVKRIAPTRPHPATPDHPPANKLLAPGAGLVDRIRDALSGRPTSLAELRQKQPHR
- a CDS encoding ferredoxin; the protein is MTPSWRVSVDPTRCIGSGICTGAAPEHFVLVDGLSCPRKELIEPADPVIDAAESCPMEAIRVSDATSNRKIAPEL
- a CDS encoding helix-turn-helix transcriptional regulator codes for the protein MTVMATPQRENGSQRNWMFLTNHAHVLLAIARNPTARLRDVADEVGVTERAAQAIVTDLEAGGYLQRTRVGRRNEYTVNPAGRFRHPAEAYQHVGALLALFTEQHDTPPAAAPPLTT
- a CDS encoding C39 family peptidase — its product is MEYQAQPNYYYCGPAATRIALSAAGKYLSQDDLAAKLGTDEGGTDSAVDVTRVLNELTGGGRYRTTEIRESAASPEQIERLRADVVDALDAGDPVVANVNGSAVDTDGRLHAFPGHYVTVVGYRDGGDVVRIADPADAMGEYWMTTGALANWIAERGYSS
- a CDS encoding pyridoxamine 5'-phosphate oxidase family protein, whose protein sequence is MGQRTGGGHRLDPYDERVAAFCRERHLATLTTLRPDGTPHVVPVGVTFDAEAGLARVITSGTSHKAHHVAAAGPEGAPVAVSQVDGRRWLTIEGRAVIRADAPAVAEAERRYAERYRAPRPNPARVVIEITVTRLLGTL
- a CDS encoding antitoxin, whose translation is MSEFMDKVKDFADKHDKQVDQGMEKAGDMVDRRTGGRYDEQIDRAVDQAQTRTGEGDQAR